The Nocardioides zeae genome includes the window CCGCGGCCACGGACGCTCCACCGGTCGCGCCGTGCCCGAGGACTACCGCTGGACGGTGCTCGCCGACGATCTCCTCCGGCTGCTCGACCACTGGTTCCCCGGCGAGCGCATCCACGGCGTCGGCCCGTCGATGGGGTGCGCGACCCTGCTGCACGCCGCCGTGCGCGAGCCCGACCGCTTCGACGGACTCACCCTGCTCGTGCCGCCCACCGCGTGGGAGTCGCGGGTGGCGAAGGCCGAGGACTACCGCCGCGCCGCCGTCGTCGTCGAGGAGCAGGGCATGGCGGCGTTCGTCGAGGCCGGGCGCGCGGCGCCGCGGCCACCCGCCACCGTCGAGGCTCCCGAGACCGTGCCCGACGTGCAGGAGGCGCTCCTGCCGGCGCTGTTCCGCGGCGCGGCGCTGTGCGACCTCCCCGACCGTACGGCGATCGCCCGCCTCCGACTGCCCACCACGGTGCTCGCCTGGACCGAGGACCCCGCCCACCCGCTGTCCACGGCCGAGACGCTGGCGTCGCTGGTCCCGGGCGCGGTCCTGGAGGTCGCCAGCACGCCGGCCGAGGTCGGCCGGTGGCCCGGGATCCTCCGCGACGACGTCGCGCGTCATCCGTCGTAGCGGCGCGCGAACGCCAGCATCAGCCGCGCCTCGTTCTCGGAGCAGGGGTGGGTGCCGGTCGGGTCGGTGGTGAAGCCGAGACCGTGGGGGGTGAGCCAGACGTAGTGGCCCGGCGCGCGTTGGCGGGCTTGGTAGCCGGCGTGGGTCTTCCAGCGGTGGTGGCGGCGTTGCAGGAGGCCGGAGTTGTGGGTGCCGGTCTGGGCTGGTTGTTGTGCTTCGGGGGATCTCTCGGGGTCGTGGTCGAACGGGGTGGGGTGGTCGTAGTCGGCGTTGCGGCTGGTGGAGGTGGCGTAGGGCCAGTAGTCGCCGCTGGTGGTGAGGTGGACGCGTTCTTTGATGGCTTCGGGGTGTTCGTAGGCGGTGGTGCGGACCGCGTCGGCGAGGTCGATGACCGGTTTCACCGTGACCTTCGTTGATGCGAGGAGCTGTTGGAGGGCGCCGAGGGTGCGGGGGCCCAGTTCTTCGACGCGGGCGACGCCCTTCATGCTGAGGAGGGTGGCTTCGTGGAGGTGGACGTAGAGGACCGCCTTGGGGCGCAGCTTGGTCAGGTCGGTGCGGTGGAGCTTGTCGAGCACGGCGGCGGGCAGTGCGGTCGCGCGTGACGGCTCGAGGGGTTCGTCGTCGGTGACCGGCGGAGGTTCCTTCGAAGCGGTCGACTCAGCCGCCTCGTGCTCGACGAGGAGGGCGAGGAGCTCGGCGGGTCGCGCGAGGTAGCCGAGTGCGATGGCGCGGACCTCGTCCGCGGTCGCGTCCGGGTGGCCGGGGGTGATGATCTCTGCGACGCGGGTGACGGTGGCCTGCACCCACGCCGCAT containing:
- a CDS encoding alpha/beta fold hydrolase; protein product: MPTFAVPGAELDVELSDEGGHPVVQLHGLTSSRHRDRLLDLDLGRGLSGTRLLRYDARGHGRSTGRAVPEDYRWTVLADDLLRLLDHWFPGERIHGVGPSMGCATLLHAAVREPDRFDGLTLLVPPTAWESRVAKAEDYRRAAVVVEEQGMAAFVEAGRAAPRPPATVEAPETVPDVQEALLPALFRGAALCDLPDRTAIARLRLPTTVLAWTEDPAHPLSTAETLASLVPGAVLEVASTPAEVGRWPGILRDDVARHPS